The following proteins are co-located in the Moraxella nasovis genome:
- a CDS encoding lipoprotein-releasing ABC transporter permease subunit, which translates to MFRPLSLFIGLRYTRAERKNGFISFISLISMIGLTLGVAVLITVLSVMNGFDRELKTRILGMVPQATVTAAEVIPDWKQLADEIKAQDQSVAAVAPFITLQGMITANGQVAGVVVSGVEPQYEKEVSVIDNHMTSGSLDGLKAGEFGIVLGESLVQSLGVGIGEHITLVLPEATPSIAGVIPRFKRFTLVGTFKISPELDNVMGYVAMRDAGVMLRLPEGAQGIRMQMKDIFKAPSAAINASMLDSRLMPSDWTRTHGNLFSAIQMEKAMIGLLLFLIVIVAAFNIVSSLVMLVTDKKSDIAILKTFGASPKLIMQVFMVQGMIIGVIGTVLGTVLGVTLALTVNDILVFISSVFGISLFDSSVYFVDYLPSQVKLIDVLIIVSASFLLSFLMTIYPALRASRIAPAQTLRYE; encoded by the coding sequence ATGTTTCGCCCATTGTCGCTGTTTATTGGACTTCGGTATACTCGTGCCGAACGTAAAAATGGCTTTATTTCGTTTATCTCTCTTATCTCGATGATTGGTCTGACGCTTGGCGTTGCTGTGCTGATTACTGTCTTGTCGGTGATGAATGGCTTTGATCGTGAATTAAAAACACGTATTTTAGGTATGGTGCCACAAGCAACGGTAACTGCAGCAGAAGTCATTCCTGACTGGAAACAGCTGGCAGATGAGATTAAAGCACAAGACCAAAGCGTGGCTGCTGTTGCCCCTTTTATCACTTTACAAGGTATGATTACTGCCAATGGGCAAGTGGCGGGCGTCGTTGTGTCAGGGGTAGAGCCACAATACGAAAAAGAAGTCTCAGTGATTGATAATCATATGACATCAGGCTCTCTTGATGGTCTTAAAGCAGGCGAGTTTGGTATCGTGCTTGGTGAGAGCTTGGTGCAGTCGCTAGGCGTGGGTATCGGTGAGCATATCACATTGGTGCTGCCAGAAGCGACACCATCTATTGCAGGGGTGATACCACGATTTAAGCGGTTTACGCTTGTGGGGACATTTAAGATTAGTCCAGAGCTTGATAATGTTATGGGTTATGTTGCCATGCGTGATGCTGGGGTGATGCTTCGTTTGCCAGAGGGGGCTCAAGGCATCCGTATGCAGATGAAGGATATTTTTAAAGCACCATCGGCAGCGATTAACGCATCTATGCTAGATAGCAGACTAATGCCAAGCGACTGGACTCGCACGCATGGTAATCTATTTAGTGCCATTCAGATGGAAAAGGCGATGATTGGCTTGCTGTTATTTTTAATCGTTATTGTTGCTGCCTTTAACATCGTCTCAAGCCTTGTCATGCTGGTAACAGATAAGAAGTCAGACATTGCCATCTTAAAGACGTTTGGGGCATCACCCAAGCTAATTATGCAAGTATTTATGGTGCAAGGCATGATTATTGGGGTGATTGGCACAGTGCTAGGTACTGTCTTAGGGGTGACGCTTGCTTTGACTGTTAATGATATCTTGGTGTTTATCAGTTCAGTGTTTGGCATTAGTCTATTTGATTCAAGTGTGTATTTTGTTGATTATTTACCATCTCAAGTGAAGCTGATTGATGTATTGATTATCGTGAGTGCGTCTTTTTTACTGAGCTTTTTAATGACGATTTATCCTGCACTGCGAGCTTCTCGCATTGCTCCTGCACAGACGTTGCGTTATGAGTGA
- the lolD gene encoding lipoprotein-releasing ABC transporter ATP-binding protein LolD, with protein MSIILQANNISKVYAEEKISTTVLTGLDLTVKSGEKVAIIGTSGSGKSTLLHLLGGLDTPTTGEVWLKGICLNHLNETERGHLRNEHLGFIYQFHHLLAEFTATENVAMPLLMRADISVKEARSRANALLDKVGLSHRTHHRPSELSGGERQRVAIARALVTQPALVLADEPTGNLDDDNAKAVFDLLSELQSTLGTALLMVTHDRNLASMADRQLEMRSGAWVNR; from the coding sequence ATGAGTATTATTTTACAAGCCAATAATATCAGTAAGGTTTATGCCGAAGAAAAAATCAGCACAACTGTTTTGACAGGGCTTGATTTGACGGTCAAGTCAGGAGAGAAAGTTGCCATCATCGGCACAAGCGGATCGGGAAAATCAACATTACTGCATTTGCTTGGCGGATTAGACACTCCTACCACAGGCGAGGTTTGGCTAAAAGGTATTTGTCTAAATCACCTAAATGAGACTGAGCGAGGGCATTTGCGTAATGAGCATTTAGGTTTTATTTATCAATTTCATCATTTGCTTGCTGAGTTTACTGCTACTGAGAATGTCGCTATGCCGTTACTCATGCGGGCTGATATATCGGTAAAAGAGGCACGTAGCCGAGCAAATGCATTGCTTGATAAGGTGGGACTATCCCATCGCACGCACCACAGACCTAGCGAGCTGTCAGGTGGCGAGCGTCAGCGTGTGGCGATTGCTAGGGCGTTGGTGACACAGCCTGCACTCGTTTTGGCAGACGAGCCGACAGGGAATTTGGATGATGATAATGCTAAAGCGGTGTTTGATTTATTATCTGAGCTACAAAGCACGCTAGGCACGGCACTGCTTATGGTAACGCATGACAGAAATTTGGCGAGTATGGCAGACAGACAGCTTGAGATGCGATCAGGTGCGTGGGTGAATCGCTAG
- a CDS encoding DUF2062 domain-containing protein, with protein sequence MPKQKLKAWLPSPEKLRENRIIGWFGPFLTDPRLWHMNRNSLERAVYVGILCAFFPLPGQMPLAVLGALLLRANVPMAVALTWITNPLTAIPVVWFAYSVGAYILGEPMIGVRTIKHILSDMAQWFTNQDINPLAAHTSFSLHAFLLGLIICAVVSSVIAGLLFRVFWRYHIVKQWQKRSGYNTNIQGFEPKNHYDTKTAKHK encoded by the coding sequence ATGCCAAAACAAAAACTTAAAGCATGGCTACCCTCGCCAGAAAAGCTACGCGAAAATCGCATTATTGGATGGTTTGGACCATTTTTAACCGACCCTCGTTTATGGCATATGAACCGTAACTCACTTGAGCGTGCGGTATATGTTGGCATACTGTGTGCTTTTTTTCCTTTGCCAGGGCAAATGCCGCTTGCTGTGCTTGGTGCATTACTGCTGCGTGCCAATGTACCCATGGCGGTCGCCCTAACATGGATAACCAACCCTTTAACTGCCATTCCTGTGGTGTGGTTTGCTTATTCTGTTGGTGCATATATCTTAGGCGAACCTATGATTGGAGTGCGCACCATTAAGCATATTTTATCTGACATGGCACAGTGGTTCACCAATCAAGACATCAACCCACTAGCTGCCCACACTTCTTTCTCGCTGCATGCGTTTTTATTGGGATTAATCATCTGTGCTGTGGTTTCTAGCGTCATCGCCGGCTTGTTATTTCGAGTTTTTTGGCGATATCATATCGTCAAGCAGTGGCAAAAACGTTCTGGCTACAATACTAATATTCAAGGTTTTGAACCAAAAAATCACTACGACACAAAAACAGCCAAGCACAAATAA